The Trueperaceae bacterium DNA segment CGCCTGCCGCAGGTACCCGCCAGCCCGGTTGTAGGTCGGCATGCCGATCGTCACCAGGGGTTGGTCGTTCATCGAGCCACCCTACGCGCGACTCTCGGTGTGCACTTCACTCGGCGATAGCCGGTCATTCGCTTGCCCCCTCCGGTCCCGTGCCCGCATCGCGGGTCGCGCCTGACAGAGTAACTATGCCGAACTGTTCTTCTTGTGACAGTGGCACTCAGCTTACGGCCGCGCTGCCCGTCTTCGGGGCGTCGTTCGTCCTCGACCATGTCTCGGTCGTCTCGTTCCAGCTCCTCACTACCCGTGCCGGCGCTCCTACCGCCAGTGAGCGCGGTGGCACGTCTCCTGACACGACGCTGTTCGCGCCGACCACCGCGTACTCACCGATCGTGACGCCAGGCAGGATGACGACGTTCTGGCCGATCCAGCTGCCCCGCCCGATCCTCACCGGCGCCACGTTCTCGATGCCCTGGTACTTGTACGGCACGTCGCCGCGAGAGGTTCCGTGCTGCCCGTCGCTGATGTAGATGTTGCCGGCGAACATGACGTCGTCCTCGATCTCTATCCGTTCGAAAGCTACGACCTGGAGCGCCCAAGTGGCGGTCACGCGGTCGCCGAAGACGATGCTGGGCTCGAACTCCTGGCTCACGTGGTCACCCGCAGGGTGGCTGAGCCAGCTGCCCGGGAAGCTCGTGGTCGCCTTGATCACGCTGTTCGGGCCGATCTTCACGTCCCTGCCGAAGCGGATCAGCTGCGGGTTGCCGATCTCCCGGGGAGTGCGGATGGTGAGGCCGGGAGCCGGTGCCGCGAAGCGCGGGAGCGTGGCTGCTCCTACCCCCGACTCCGCCTTCTGCAGACGCGCCCCCATGGCTATCGCCAGCCGGTTCATAACTCTGTCGAAAGTTCTCATCTGCCTGATCTCCTGCTCGCCTGAAGGAGCCTGTTCCGGTTCGTCCCGTCCGGTACTTCCGATCCGTTGCTGCGAGGTTAGCCGAGCTACTCTGCCTCCCCAGCACACCAGTCACAGTGGCTGAGGGGCTGCCAGCCTATAGTTTGCTGGCGGGGAGGAACCGATGCATCTTCAGCTAAAGCTTCACTTCAGCGAACCCATCTGCGAGGGGTTCACGAGGTGACAGGGGACGAACGACTGAACGCAGCAGCAAGACCCGGGATGGCGCGCGCCACCCGCCGTGAGAGGGCCAACGACTCCATCTGGGCCGCGGTCCGGAAGATGTGGGCGTTGCTCTCCCGCTCCGAGCGGAAGCACGTCTATCTGCTGCTGCCGATGATCACCGTCATGGCCCTGATGCAGGTGGTGGGGGTCGTGAGCGTGGGTCCTTTCCTCGCGCTCGTCGCCAACCCCGAGGTCGTGGAGACGAACTCGCTGCTCTCCTCCGTCTACGACATGCTCGGGTTCCAGTCGTACCGGTCGTTCCTCCTCTTCGCCGGCTTCGGTGCGCTGGGACTGCTGCTGCTGAGCAACGCCATCTCCTCCTTCACGGAGTGGTCGCTGCTCAGATTCTCCTGGCGGTTGAATCACGACCTCTCCAAACGGATCCTCGAGCGTTATTTGCACAAGCCGTACGTCTTCTTCCTGAGCAACAACACCTCCAGGTTGGGCAAGAACCTGCTCTCCGAAGTGAAGCAGCTCGTCAAAGGGTTCGTCGTCTCGGGCATGAAGCTCGTGGCTAACGGGGTCGTGGCGCTCTTCATCCTGGGACTGTTGATCGCCGTGAACCCGCTGCTCGCTGTGATGGCTTTCGCCACGTTGGGCGGAGCTTACGCGCTCATCTACGCTTTCGTGCGAAAACGTCTCGACACGATCGGCAAGCAACGCTCGCACTACGATCGTGAACGGTTCAAGACGGCAAACGAAGCCCTCGGCGGCGCCAAGGAGATCAAGCTGCTGGGCAAGGAACGCTCCTTCCTCCGCCTCTACAGCATCCCCTCCAAGCGCTACTCGCGCTACATGGCGAACCATCAGGCGATCAGCACCCTGCCTCGCTACGGCCTCGAGTCGGTCGCCTTCGGCGGGATGATCCTGATCGTCATCTACCTCCTGGGCACCGGGCAAGGGCTCACCCGAGTCCTCACCCTGTTGGGTCTCTACGCCGTTGCCAGCTACAGGCTCATGCCGGCGCTCCAACAGACCTTCAGCTCACTCACCGATCTACGCTTCAGCGCTCCTGCCGTAGATCTGATCTACGAGGACATCCAGGACGCCGACTTCAGGTTGCCGCCCGATCGGGACACGGTGAAGCCCCTGCCCATCGAGAGGAGCATCGAGCTGCGCAACGTCACCTACGCCTACCCGGCAAGCGCACCGGTTCTCCGCAACTTCGACCTCAGGGCGGAGGCCAACACGTCGGTGGCGCTCGTAGGGTCTACTGGATCGGGGAAGACGACGACCGTGGACATCATCCTGGGCCTGCTCGAGCCCCAGTCGGGTTCTCTCGTCGTCGACGGGATCGAGGTGACCCGGGAGAACCTGCCGAACTGGCAGGCCAACCTGGGCTACGTTCCCCAGGACATCTATCTGGCTGACGACACCATCGCTCACAACATCGCCTTCGGAGTACTGCCCGAGAAGGTGGACATGGCGGCGGTGGAGCGGGCGGCCAAGCTGGCCAACATCCACGACTTCATCGTCAACGAGCTGCCCGACGCTTACGAGACGATCACCGGGGAGAGAGGGGCAAGGCTGAGCGGCGGCCAGCGTCAGCGGCTGGGCATCGCACGCGCCCTCTATCACGACCCCAGCGTGCTGGTACTGGATGAGGCGACGAGCGCTCTCGACGGCGCGACCGAGGAGAGCATCTTCAGGGCGGTGTCCGAGATCGGCAAGTCGAAGACGGTGATAATGATCGCTCACCGGTTGGCTACCGTACGCGACTGCGACGTCATCTACGTCCTCGACAACGGCAAGGTTCTGAGCAAGGGCAGCTACGACGAACTGCTCGAATCGAACCCGGAGTTCCGCCGCCTGGCGAAGCTCAACGAGACCGTCGACGAGCGCGTCGTAACCGCCGGGTGACCTGCTGGTCGGGTCGGCGTGAGAGCGTGGAGCGCTCATCGAGGCGTGCAGCCGCTGCCCGCAAGGGCCGTTCCGCTGCGGATGTCGACATCCGACCGGTACTTAGGGTCGAACGGGATGTGACTGGGTCCGAATCTCGAAGTCGGGTACTTTGTATGGTTGAGCAACGGTGTCTGGGGAGATAGCAGCAACGGTAGGTAACGCGAACGCGCCGGTACGGACCAAAGAGTTCGTGCGTGTAGGAAACTACTACGTCAACTCGGCACTGAGCGTCGTCGATCTGGGCCGCTACCTCTGGCAGCAGATGGACCAGTTCCTGGGTAGCGAGGGGAAATCTAGGCTTCACCGCAACTGGGAGGGCGTGCTGCCGCGAACGACCGTCCGCGCCGCCAGGGTCGCCCGCCAGCTGGCGAGCTACCTTCGGGCGCGCGCCGGTAGCCACTCCGACGACCGGGTGTTACGGCTGCCCGTCGCGGGCGACCTGGCGATAGTTCGCCGGTCGGGCGCGGTGAAGGTTCTCGACGTTCGCAACCGGCGAGTCTTCACGGTCGTGACGAACGATCAGGAGCGATCGAAACTTCGGGAGCGGATCGAGCTCGGTAAGGTCGTCGCGCACCTGCCGTTCGCGCCCGACCTCGTCGACGTCGACCTCGAAGCCGGCTACTTCTCCGAAGAGTTCTTCAGCGGGAGGCACCCGCTCAACTTCGCGGGCTGCAAGGACGACTTCAGCAGGGTGTACCTCCCGCTCCTCGTTCAGTTCCTCACTGCCTTCGAGCCACGATGGGAGGAGATCTCGAGCTACGCCGAGTCGCTCAGGCAAGACATCGTGGGACCCGAAGGGCTCCTGCAGAGGATGGGGCGAGAGGAACGCAGAACCGTCACCCGGTTCGTGGAGCGCGTCTGCGCCGAGTTGACGGCCGAAACGGGCAAGGTGCCGTTGGTCCTCTCGCACGGCGACTACTTCTCGGGGAACATCGTCATAGACGAGAACGGCTACCGGGCCATCGACTGGGCGAACATGGGATTCCGCACCCCGCTACACGACCTCTACTACCTCTATCTCAACCACTGCTGCCGGGTGTTGGACTGGCCCTCGGTGAGTCGCAGGACGACTCGCGCCAGTGAGAATCTGAAGCAGTCGCTGGGCGAGATCGACCGTGGGCGTTTACAGGAGCTCGACGAGTATCTGACCCCGTCGGACGTCCTGCGAAAGCTCTTCTATCTGGAGTGCATCCAAGTTCCGCTCGTCCGCTGCACCGATCCGAACGACCGCTACCTGGCCTCGATGCTCGTGCGCATCGGCTGGTTCGAGGAGTACGAGCAGGCGATGCAGGAAGAACGCTCGCGGGAGCGTGCTCGGCCGCTGGCCGCCGACGTACGTGCGGCCGTGAGGCTCGACCGCGGGGCTTGACCTGCTCTCCCACGCCTAAATCCAAAACCCACCCGGTGTATGGGGCAGCTGCGCTGATGGCCTTCGCCCGGCGCCACTCGTGGTGCTGACCTGAATCACGACCCTCGAGGGCGCTGGCACGGGGCTCGAGACTGGCAATAGAACGAGGTGGTTACAGAGGAGCTGCGTCCCAGCTTCGCGGCCCCTTGCCTAGTGAATTGCTGTGACCTTCGTTTGCTGCCATGCGCTGACGCTTCGCAGCGGCCCATCGCCGGATCCTCGTACTGGCGCGCCTGCCCACTCCGCCGTGAACCCGCATGCGTTGAATTCGCCGGTTGGTCGCAATCGGGATCGGACGTCGGAACTCGAACATGAATCTATGACCGCTCAATAGGACTGGCGCCCGTGGGGTCACGGGCGCCAGGTAGGCACTGGGGTTGGAGTCGGACTTACTCGGTGGCGCCTCCGCCGGTGCCGTCGCCAGCACCACCGTCGCCAGTGCCGCCATCAGCTGCATCGTCTGCGAGCGTGATGTGGAGTACGGGCGCCGCGCCGCCGTCGAACGACTGCGCCGTGCGGTAGTTGGTGCTGTCGGCGCCGGTGATTATGAAGGCCATCGCGTTGCCCGCTGCCCAGCCTTCCATGTCGACGATCTCCTGAACGATGGCGCTCACGTCGGCAGACTGCACCTCAGCGCCCGCGGCCCAGGCTTCGTTGATCTGCCAGTCGACCTGAGCCGAGGTGGTGGCGCGGCCGGAGATGTCGCCGGAAGGTGCCCCGTCCGGGTCGTTCGCGAACGAAGAGGCGTTCGCGTCAGCCTCACCATGGATGGTTACGGTGACCGGGCTGTCGTTGCCTGGATCGTCAGCATCAGCAGTGAACACGATGAACGCACTTTCGACCGTCGCTCCCGCAGGGATGCTCACACCAGTGAAGCGCAGCCCCACGTCCTGGGTGGTCCCGTGCGAGGGATCGAAGACAAGGTCGAGGTCGCTGCTGTCGGTGTAGGTGAAGCCAGCGGGGAAGTCGGTGGCGTTGCCGCTCGACGGGTTGTCGAGTTCCTCGGCGTCGTTGTTGCTGGCGGCGATCACGAAGGTGTTGCCGTCGCCACCCACCGGGGCGCCGCTGAAGTTGGCAACTACGGTCGTGTCGTCGTTGACGGTCACCGTGCAGGTGGCTTCGACGCCTTCGCAGGCGCCGCCCCAGCCTTCGAACGTTTCGCCTTCGTCCGGAGTAGCGGTAAGGGTGACGGTGGTGCCGTCATCCACGGATGCCGCACACGTCTCGCCGCCAGCCGCGGTGCAGGCGAGGCCGCCAGCGTCGCCCGTAACGCTGCCGTTTCCGTTAACGGTGATGGCGAGCGTACTGGTTCCTGCTGGATCCGGATCGACGGGGCCGGGCGTCTGACCGCAAGCGGCCAGTATCAACACGGCGAGTGCTCCGGTCAACCAGAGCGTCAATTTCTTCGTCATCTGCTTATTCATCCTGTTGAGGGCTCCTTTCGAGACTTCTTGGTCCTGCTCAAGTCGGCGGGCCATGGTGAACGTTCGATGTAGTCAGATTGCGGAATTGATGGGTGCCCCCCCTTTCCTGAGATTCAAGAGAACTGCGGACTACATCC contains these protein-coding regions:
- a CDS encoding acyltransferase; this encodes MRTFDRVMNRLAIAMGARLQKAESGVGAATLPRFAAPAPGLTIRTPREIGNPQLIRFGRDVKIGPNSVIKATTSFPGSWLSHPAGDHVSQEFEPSIVFGDRVTATWALQVVAFERIEIEDDVMFAGNIYISDGQHGTSRGDVPYKYQGIENVAPVRIGRGSWIGQNVVILPGVTIGEYAVVGANSVVSGDVPPRSLAVGAPARVVRSWNETTETWSRTNDAPKTGSAAVS
- a CDS encoding ABC transporter ATP-binding protein, encoding MTGDERLNAAARPGMARATRRERANDSIWAAVRKMWALLSRSERKHVYLLLPMITVMALMQVVGVVSVGPFLALVANPEVVETNSLLSSVYDMLGFQSYRSFLLFAGFGALGLLLLSNAISSFTEWSLLRFSWRLNHDLSKRILERYLHKPYVFFLSNNTSRLGKNLLSEVKQLVKGFVVSGMKLVANGVVALFILGLLIAVNPLLAVMAFATLGGAYALIYAFVRKRLDTIGKQRSHYDRERFKTANEALGGAKEIKLLGKERSFLRLYSIPSKRYSRYMANHQAISTLPRYGLESVAFGGMILIVIYLLGTGQGLTRVLTLLGLYAVASYRLMPALQQTFSSLTDLRFSAPAVDLIYEDIQDADFRLPPDRDTVKPLPIERSIELRNVTYAYPASAPVLRNFDLRAEANTSVALVGSTGSGKTTTVDIILGLLEPQSGSLVVDGIEVTRENLPNWQANLGYVPQDIYLADDTIAHNIAFGVLPEKVDMAAVERAAKLANIHDFIVNELPDAYETITGERGARLSGGQRQRLGIARALYHDPSVLVLDEATSALDGATEESIFRAVSEIGKSKTVIMIAHRLATVRDCDVIYVLDNGKVLSKGSYDELLESNPEFRRLAKLNETVDERVVTAG
- a CDS encoding phosphotransferase — its product is MSGEIAATVGNANAPVRTKEFVRVGNYYVNSALSVVDLGRYLWQQMDQFLGSEGKSRLHRNWEGVLPRTTVRAARVARQLASYLRARAGSHSDDRVLRLPVAGDLAIVRRSGAVKVLDVRNRRVFTVVTNDQERSKLRERIELGKVVAHLPFAPDLVDVDLEAGYFSEEFFSGRHPLNFAGCKDDFSRVYLPLLVQFLTAFEPRWEEISSYAESLRQDIVGPEGLLQRMGREERRTVTRFVERVCAELTAETGKVPLVLSHGDYFSGNIVIDENGYRAIDWANMGFRTPLHDLYYLYLNHCCRVLDWPSVSRRTTRASENLKQSLGEIDRGRLQELDEYLTPSDVLRKLFYLECIQVPLVRCTDPNDRYLASMLVRIGWFEEYEQAMQEERSRERARPLAADVRAAVRLDRGA